One Nodosilinea sp. FACHB-141 DNA segment encodes these proteins:
- a CDS encoding glycerophosphodiester phosphodiesterase family protein → MEWITTRPIAHRGLHQGTAVPENSLAAFEAAIAAHHPIELDVQLLADGNLVVFHDRDLKRLTGHKGRIAHHNLQSLKQFRLYDTEQTIPSLAEMLACVNGRVPLLIEIKNEKKVGRPEQALVKTLAGYRGEFAVQSFNPRSLQWFKRHAPDIIRGQLASKPQQFLRSNLLLTWASSPHFISYNVKALPTLPTTLARRYFNLPLLAWTVRSQDECDRAIQYADNYIFDQF, encoded by the coding sequence ATGGAGTGGATTACGACCCGACCCATTGCCCACCGGGGCCTGCACCAGGGGACAGCGGTGCCCGAGAATTCGCTGGCAGCCTTTGAGGCGGCGATCGCGGCCCACCACCCCATCGAACTCGATGTGCAGCTACTGGCCGATGGTAATCTAGTTGTGTTTCACGATCGCGACCTGAAGCGACTGACGGGTCACAAGGGCCGTATCGCCCACCACAATCTCCAGAGCCTCAAGCAGTTTCGCCTCTATGACACCGAGCAGACCATCCCCTCGCTGGCCGAAATGCTGGCCTGTGTCAATGGTCGAGTGCCCCTGCTAATTGAGATTAAGAATGAGAAAAAGGTTGGCCGCCCTGAGCAGGCCTTGGTAAAAACTCTGGCGGGCTACCGGGGAGAGTTTGCGGTGCAGTCGTTTAACCCGCGATCGCTCCAGTGGTTTAAGCGCCATGCTCCCGACATTATCCGAGGGCAGCTGGCCAGCAAACCGCAGCAGTTTTTGCGCAGCAATCTGCTGCTCACCTGGGCCAGTTCGCCGCATTTTATTTCTTATAACGTTAAGGCACTGCCAACCCTACCCACCACCCTGGCCCGCCGCTACTTTAATCTGCCTCTGCTGGCCTGGACGGTGCGCAGCCAGGACGAATGCGATCGCGCCATTCAGTACGCCGACAACTACATTTTTGACCAGTTTTAG
- a CDS encoding TIGR04283 family arsenosugar biosynthesis glycosyltransferase yields the protein MAKVQMHLALGLLMSRQAVCPLTQALSLAERYPGSVVSSTDETLLQPAISVVIPALNEARQLPAVLNTIQPANPVEVIVVDGGSVDGTAEVAEALGAKVVRSVPGRSHQLNCGAAAATGPLLLFLHADTRLPAGFDRTICQTLAQPGVFAGAFRLAIDGPSRGLRWVEWGVNLRSRLLQMPYGDQAIFLKAEVFHNMDGFPNLPMMEDFELMRRLRKVGKVAIAPAAVVTSDRRWRTLGILRTTLANQAMIAGYLLGVDPHQLARWYRSLGKPKH from the coding sequence GTGGCCAAGGTTCAGATGCACCTGGCGCTAGGGTTACTCATGTCTCGTCAAGCCGTCTGTCCCTTAACCCAAGCGTTGAGCCTGGCGGAGCGTTATCCTGGCTCCGTGGTCTCAAGCACCGATGAAACCCTATTGCAGCCCGCAATCTCTGTCGTGATCCCAGCTTTGAATGAGGCGAGACAGTTGCCAGCGGTGCTAAACACGATCCAACCGGCCAACCCGGTGGAGGTGATTGTGGTGGATGGCGGCAGTGTAGATGGTACTGCCGAAGTGGCCGAGGCACTGGGGGCCAAGGTGGTCAGGTCGGTTCCGGGGCGATCGCACCAGCTCAACTGTGGGGCTGCCGCCGCTACCGGCCCCCTGCTGCTGTTTCTCCACGCCGACACCCGTCTGCCCGCAGGGTTCGATCGCACCATTTGCCAAACCCTGGCCCAGCCTGGAGTGTTTGCCGGAGCCTTTCGCCTCGCCATCGACGGCCCTAGCCGAGGTCTGCGCTGGGTGGAATGGGGGGTGAATTTGCGATCGCGCCTTCTGCAAATGCCCTACGGCGACCAGGCGATCTTTCTCAAAGCCGAGGTCTTTCACAATATGGATGGCTTCCCCAACCTGCCGATGATGGAAGACTTTGAGCTGATGCGGCGGCTGCGCAAAGTGGGGAAGGTGGCGATCGCGCCTGCTGCCGTGGTGACGAGCGATCGTCGCTGGCGCACCCTCGGCATTCTCCGTACTACCCTGGCGAATCAGGCAATGATTGCTGGCTACCTACTCGGCGTTGATCCCCACCAACTCGCCCGCTGGTACCGCAGCTTGGGGAAGCCTAAGCACTGA
- a CDS encoding BrnT family toxin — translation MDVYFVLNGVSFVWNDEKAQLNPQKHDGVTFQQAAQVFFDPLLVVVDASRNDEARDAVIGLDTRWNLLYVVYIERESDTIRIISARRATRQEREYYES, via the coding sequence ATGGACGTTTACTTCGTACTCAATGGAGTCTCCTTTGTCTGGAATGATGAAAAGGCTCAGCTCAACCCTCAAAAGCACGACGGTGTAACGTTTCAGCAGGCTGCGCAAGTATTCTTTGACCCCTTGCTGGTGGTGGTTGATGCCAGCCGTAACGATGAAGCACGTGATGCCGTCATCGGTTTAGATACGCGTTGGAACCTTCTATACGTTGTCTACATTGAGCGAGAAAGCGACACCATTCGGATTATTTCGGCCCGAAGGGCAACCCGCCAGGAGCGTGAATACTATGAAAGCTGA
- a CDS encoding geranylgeranyl reductase family protein: protein MYDVIVVGAGPAGASTAYYLAKQGHSVLIVEKDSLPRYKPCSGAVSPSVAEFFDFDFTPAIDRPMRRVRYTYKLGDPIEAELATADPIWMVKREVFDHFLVQQAQKLGAQLKDGTAVTSIENKGDYWQVTTTAGMLEAAYLVAADGATGPMAKWLGFPDLALRTASVLEVLAPLGDDCAINFEFGLVKQGCAWNFPKAHGYSIGAATFLGQAPADYRKALEKYSQSFGISLDQGTVYSHPLKLWDGNHPLHTHRAVLVGEAAAIVDPLSAEGIRPGMISGVRAAEAIHAALGGDPQALANYTATMHATWGEDMPWAKRIAGLFFRVPGIGYRVGIKRPTATQRLGQILAGEVRYADIAGRVMKRLSGGLLSG from the coding sequence ATGTACGACGTTATTGTTGTAGGGGCCGGCCCTGCCGGAGCATCTACTGCCTACTACCTGGCCAAGCAGGGGCACTCGGTGCTGATCGTAGAAAAGGATTCGCTACCCCGCTACAAACCCTGTAGCGGTGCAGTGTCACCCAGCGTGGCGGAGTTCTTTGATTTCGACTTTACCCCAGCGATCGATCGCCCCATGCGCCGGGTGCGCTACACCTACAAGCTGGGCGACCCCATTGAAGCCGAACTCGCCACCGCCGACCCAATCTGGATGGTGAAGCGCGAGGTGTTTGACCACTTTTTAGTGCAGCAGGCGCAAAAGCTGGGGGCACAGCTAAAGGATGGTACGGCTGTTACTAGCATTGAGAATAAGGGCGACTACTGGCAAGTAACCACTACGGCTGGCATGCTGGAAGCGGCTTACCTCGTAGCCGCTGACGGGGCCACCGGCCCCATGGCCAAATGGCTAGGCTTTCCTGATTTGGCCCTGCGCACCGCCAGCGTGTTAGAAGTGCTTGCCCCTCTGGGGGATGACTGCGCCATCAACTTTGAGTTTGGCCTCGTTAAGCAGGGCTGCGCCTGGAACTTTCCCAAAGCACACGGTTACTCAATTGGGGCGGCGACCTTCTTAGGCCAAGCCCCGGCAGACTACAGAAAGGCCTTGGAAAAATACAGCCAGTCTTTTGGGATAAGCCTCGATCAGGGTACGGTCTACAGCCACCCGCTGAAGCTGTGGGATGGCAACCATCCTTTGCACACCCATCGAGCGGTGCTAGTGGGCGAAGCCGCTGCCATTGTCGATCCGCTCAGTGCCGAAGGCATTCGCCCCGGCATGATTAGCGGCGTGCGGGCCGCCGAAGCGATTCATGCGGCCTTGGGCGGCGATCCCCAAGCCCTAGCCAACTACACCGCCACCATGCACGCTACCTGGGGCGAAGATATGCCCTGGGCCAAGCGCATTGCTGGGTTATTCTTTCGAGTGCCGGGGATTGGTTACCGAGTGGGCATTAAGCGACCCACAGCCACCCAACGTTTGGGTCAAATTTTGGCTGGCGAGGTGCGCTACGCCGATATTGCCGGCCGGGTGATGAAGCGACTAAGCGGCGGGTTGTTATCGGGGTAG
- a CDS encoding DUF4382 domain-containing protein, which translates to MQRNFFKALKVSALGCLALGVLASCGGGTPTATAPEAEPTEPTETASAEGETGTLVIRANGEDFVRQGFTTKDGWEIEFDNLYVSLADITAAQTDPPFDPEVNDTLEAKAEVKVDGTQVVDLAEGDEAAEPVAVGEVEAPAGRFNALAWRMVPAESGPSEGYSIWMQGTATKEGEEIPFTVKVNEELAFTCGDFVGDNRKGILTAGEEADLEATFHFDHLFGDGSAPADDGINTGALGFEPLAALAENGVVDVDSSALQAELSEADYTTFLSILPSLGHVGEGHCAETKLATL; encoded by the coding sequence ATGCAACGCAATTTCTTTAAAGCTCTCAAGGTTAGTGCGTTGGGCTGTTTGGCCTTAGGCGTGCTGGCTAGCTGCGGTGGCGGAACCCCCACCGCCACGGCCCCTGAGGCCGAACCCACCGAACCTACCGAAACCGCCAGCGCCGAGGGCGAAACCGGCACGTTGGTGATTCGCGCCAATGGCGAAGATTTTGTGCGCCAGGGATTCACTACTAAAGACGGCTGGGAAATCGAGTTTGACAACCTCTACGTGTCTTTGGCCGATATCACTGCTGCCCAGACCGATCCTCCCTTTGACCCTGAGGTGAACGATACCTTGGAGGCCAAAGCCGAAGTCAAGGTCGACGGTACCCAAGTGGTTGATCTGGCCGAGGGCGATGAAGCGGCTGAGCCCGTGGCCGTGGGTGAAGTAGAGGCTCCGGCGGGGCGCTTTAATGCCTTGGCTTGGCGCATGGTGCCTGCCGAGAGCGGCCCTTCAGAGGGCTACTCGATCTGGATGCAGGGCACAGCTACCAAAGAGGGCGAAGAGATTCCGTTTACCGTCAAGGTGAATGAAGAGCTGGCCTTTACCTGCGGCGATTTCGTGGGCGACAATCGCAAGGGCATTCTCACCGCTGGAGAAGAAGCTGACCTAGAAGCTACCTTCCACTTTGACCACCTGTTTGGCGACGGCAGTGCCCCCGCTGACGACGGCATCAATACCGGTGCCCTAGGCTTTGAGCCCCTGGCGGCCCTGGCCGAAAACGGTGTGGTCGATGTCGATAGCTCTGCTCTCCAAGCAGAGCTATCAGAGGCCGATTACACCACATTCCTCTCGATCTTGCCCAGCCTGGGCCACGTGGGCGAAGGCCACTGTGCAGAAACTAAGCTGGCTACCCTATGA
- a CDS encoding carboxypeptidase-like regulatory domain-containing protein: MKLNLTLALTVGLAGWALPAIAHGVTVEHRQISSVEINAQFETGEPMANAQVLVYAPDQPAEPWQQGTTDDQGKFSFTPDAAQPGSWEVMVRQAGHGVVTTIPVGNSSPENSTSDPGTEAADEPNSLISRSTGLSPVQQGITIGSVIWGFIGTALFFARGKR, translated from the coding sequence ATGAAACTAAACCTGACGTTGGCACTAACTGTAGGATTGGCTGGCTGGGCGTTGCCGGCGATCGCCCATGGCGTCACGGTGGAGCATCGCCAGATCAGCAGCGTTGAGATCAACGCTCAATTTGAGACTGGAGAGCCGATGGCCAACGCCCAGGTGCTGGTCTATGCTCCCGATCAGCCCGCCGAACCCTGGCAACAGGGCACCACCGACGACCAAGGAAAGTTCAGCTTTACACCAGACGCAGCCCAGCCCGGCAGCTGGGAAGTCATGGTGCGCCAGGCGGGGCACGGGGTGGTGACCACCATTCCGGTGGGGAATTCCTCTCCTGAGAACTCCACTTCTGACCCTGGGACAGAGGCGGCAGACGAGCCCAATTCTTTAATCTCTCGTAGTACTGGCCTATCTCCAGTGCAGCAGGGTATTACTATTGGCTCTGTAATCTGGGGCTTTATCGGCACCGCTCTATTTTTTGCCAGAGGCAAGCGCTAG
- the cbiM gene encoding cobalt transporter CbiM encodes MHIPDGILPAQVCAAGYAMTGVATWYSLRQINRKPDPAAEIPKASLLTAAFFVASSIYIPVPPASVHLILNGLLGVVLGYFAFPAILIGLFFQALVIGHGGITTLGVNAAMMGIPALLAYHIFQGRNTVGKMLKEPTRTGVFSFLGGALGLGIAALIFLALIIFNIPAELNAGAERAAVLTLSVGHVPLAVIEGIFTTMLVLFLRRVKPELLEG; translated from the coding sequence GTGCACATTCCCGACGGAATCTTACCAGCCCAGGTCTGCGCGGCTGGGTACGCCATGACTGGAGTAGCAACCTGGTATTCCCTGCGGCAGATTAACCGGAAGCCCGACCCCGCTGCCGAAATTCCAAAGGCGTCGCTGTTGACGGCGGCGTTTTTTGTAGCCTCTTCTATTTATATTCCGGTGCCGCCCGCTAGCGTCCACCTGATTTTGAACGGGCTACTGGGAGTGGTGCTGGGCTATTTTGCTTTTCCGGCTATTCTGATTGGCCTATTTTTTCAAGCGCTGGTGATTGGCCACGGGGGCATCACCACCCTGGGGGTGAATGCGGCGATGATGGGCATTCCGGCATTGCTGGCATACCACATTTTTCAGGGCCGTAACACGGTGGGCAAGATGCTCAAAGAGCCGACCCGCACGGGGGTGTTTTCTTTTTTGGGCGGTGCCCTGGGCCTGGGGATCGCGGCCCTGATCTTTCTGGCGCTGATTATTTTCAACATTCCCGCTGAGCTCAATGCGGGGGCGGAGCGGGCGGCGGTGCTGACGCTGTCGGTGGGCCACGTGCCCCTGGCCGTGATCGAAGGCATATTTACGACCATGCTGGTGCTGTTTTTGCGTCGGGTAAAGCCCGAGCTGCTGGAGGGTTAG
- the cbiQ gene encoding cobalt ECF transporter T component CbiQ, with translation MGAASLDTYVHRESVIHRWSPRLKLVSLVALMFAFAMVRQLTLVPWMLGLAAALYGLSGLPVSFLRQRLSYPGLFILSLVVVLPLTVGDTVLGQWGWLTLRQEGLQATLLIVGRFLSILTLGFILLGTTPFLTLLHAMRSLGLPTILADMTLLSYRYLFEIAAMLATMQQAMRLRGFGQRRQRWLRINGQMMQQLAMLAGNLLIRSYEQSDRVYRAMRLRGYGYGGKIAVGQSAAAQPSTLSWGLAAAVLTAAVSLVIAEGLLRL, from the coding sequence ATGGGAGCTGCTAGTCTCGATACCTATGTACACCGTGAGTCGGTGATCCACCGCTGGTCGCCCCGGCTGAAACTGGTTAGCCTGGTGGCGCTGATGTTTGCCTTTGCCATGGTGCGTCAGCTGACCCTGGTGCCCTGGATGCTGGGGTTGGCAGCTGCGCTCTACGGGCTCTCGGGGCTGCCGGTGTCGTTTTTGCGGCAGCGGCTGAGCTATCCGGGGCTGTTTATTCTGTCGCTGGTGGTGGTGCTGCCGCTGACGGTGGGCGATACGGTGCTGGGTCAGTGGGGCTGGCTGACTCTGCGCCAAGAGGGGTTGCAGGCGACGCTGCTAATTGTGGGGCGGTTTTTGTCGATTTTGACCCTGGGGTTTATTTTGCTGGGGACGACGCCGTTTTTGACGCTGCTACACGCGATGCGATCGCTCGGTTTGCCCACCATCTTGGCGGATATGACGCTGCTCTCGTACCGCTATCTGTTTGAAATTGCCGCCATGCTAGCCACCATGCAGCAGGCCATGCGGCTGCGGGGCTTTGGCCAGCGGCGGCAGCGCTGGCTGCGAATAAACGGTCAGATGATGCAGCAGCTAGCCATGCTGGCCGGCAATCTGCTGATTCGCAGCTATGAGCAGTCAGACCGGGTCTACCGGGCTATGCGCCTGCGGGGCTACGGCTACGGAGGCAAGATAGCGGTGGGGCAGAGCGCTGCGGCGCAGCCCAGCACCCTAAGCTGGGGGCTGGCGGCGGCGGTGCTGACAGCAGCGGTCAGCCTAGTAATCGCTGAAGGACTTTTGCGCCTGTGA
- a CDS encoding energy-coupling factor ABC transporter ATP-binding protein — protein sequence MNSISTGFDPLAMAQKPQREAIAARDLSFGYPDQPEVLGNISLTIGQGDRVGIIGHNGCGKTTLFMLLCGVFTPAAGEIYLFGEPLKPGQFRPEVGLLFQDPDDQLFSASVRDDIAFGPQNMGLDSAEVEARVAQAADMAGITHLLDRLPHHLSGGEKQMVAIAGLLAMTPQIILYDEPTASLDLRTRRRLIRFLQNSTETVLISSHDLEFVLEVCDRVILIDEGRIIADGCPRKIMGDRALMEAHGLEKPHSLIPHIDPHHGG from the coding sequence ATGAATTCAATCTCGACTGGGTTTGACCCCTTAGCCATGGCTCAAAAGCCTCAGCGAGAGGCGATCGCGGCCCGCGATCTCAGCTTTGGCTACCCCGACCAGCCCGAGGTGCTGGGGAATATTTCGCTGACCATTGGCCAGGGCGATCGCGTCGGCATTATTGGCCACAACGGCTGCGGCAAGACCACTCTATTTATGCTGCTGTGCGGCGTGTTCACCCCTGCTGCTGGGGAAATTTACCTGTTTGGTGAACCGCTCAAGCCCGGCCAGTTTCGCCCCGAAGTCGGCCTGTTGTTTCAAGACCCAGACGACCAACTGTTTTCTGCCTCGGTGCGCGACGACATCGCCTTTGGCCCCCAAAACATGGGCCTCGACTCGGCAGAGGTAGAGGCGCGGGTTGCCCAGGCTGCCGATATGGCGGGCATCACCCACTTGCTCGATCGCCTGCCCCACCACCTGTCGGGCGGCGAAAAACAGATGGTGGCGATCGCCGGTCTTCTGGCCATGACCCCCCAGATCATTCTCTATGACGAACCCACCGCCAGCCTTGATCTGCGCACCCGCCGCCGCCTGATTCGCTTCTTGCAAAACTCCACCGAGACCGTGCTGATCTCCTCCCACGATCTAGAATTTGTGCTGGAGGTGTGCGATCGCGTCATTCTGATCGACGAAGGCCGCATCATCGCCGACGGCTGCCCTCGCAAAATCATGGGCGATCGGGCGCTAATGGAAGCCCACGGCCTGGAGAAGCCCCATTCGCTGATTCCCCACATTGATCCCCACCACGGGGGGTAG
- the nrdJ gene encoding ribonucleoside-triphosphate reductase, adenosylcobalamin-dependent, with product MVQELPRTRSQGPFPEAAPAAFPVFYRTYSRRGEVVEGQRETWDQVCDRTLAGLVELGNLTDEETALLNRMQRQVKALPSGRWLWVGGTDWSKQPENFSGAYNCTSTDVVDWRAFGLMMDLAMMGCGTGAILEPKYINQIPVIRNRLIVTMAGDIGETPVADRREVTEITIEGNQVTIRVGDSRQGWVKSYETLLELSTDDRFTGDVSVTIDLRDVRPAGEKLKGFGGVANPVRLSLLYDRCASILNKALRRQLNSVECCLLIDEAAACVVAGNIRRSAGMRQFDSNDELAASAKDNLWQQDAEGNWRIDPERDVLRMANHTRVFHTKPSLQDCVDSVRKQFYSGEGAIQWAGEAKRRAGADDRYGLNPCGEILGANFHCNLAEVHLNQLDPKNLKDQEDAFTAAALSVAVLLNHQFQEPRYQKSRLEDPIVGVSFTGLFDFFVIAFGVEWLRWWEAGRPNTMQGLDFKAKEQEYLTRWKDTVHRVVGEYCDRHGLVRPNRCTTVQPAGTKSLLTGASPGWHPPKAQRFIRRITFRKNDPVAMACIDYGYSIVPSQSDKDENGGLLNDPFDPRCTEWLVEIPVEVPWANVPGADEIAIEKFSAAAQFDFYMQVQKHYTTHNTSATIEFREPELEDLAERIYQTIQNDEGYISAALLARFDDLQTFPRLPFEPIDKVTFEALKQQVEARRGTENFHAALSRYDAGEVIEAGPAGCDSDKCMMPEKKPD from the coding sequence ATGGTTCAAGAACTTCCCCGTACCCGGTCACAGGGGCCTTTCCCTGAGGCAGCTCCGGCGGCGTTTCCTGTGTTCTATCGTACCTACAGCCGTCGGGGCGAGGTGGTAGAGGGGCAGCGCGAAACCTGGGATCAGGTGTGCGATCGCACCCTGGCCGGTCTAGTCGAACTCGGCAACCTCACCGATGAAGAGACGGCACTACTCAACCGCATGCAGCGCCAGGTCAAAGCCCTGCCCTCGGGCCGCTGGCTGTGGGTAGGCGGCACCGACTGGAGCAAGCAGCCCGAAAACTTTTCTGGGGCCTATAACTGCACCAGCACCGATGTGGTTGACTGGCGCGCCTTCGGCCTGATGATGGATCTGGCCATGATGGGCTGCGGCACTGGAGCAATCCTCGAACCCAAGTACATCAATCAAATTCCCGTCATTCGCAACCGCCTGATTGTCACCATGGCGGGCGATATTGGTGAAACCCCCGTGGCCGATCGCCGCGAAGTCACTGAGATCACCATCGAGGGTAACCAAGTCACCATTCGCGTCGGCGACAGCCGCCAGGGTTGGGTCAAGTCTTATGAAACCCTGTTGGAGCTGTCTACCGACGATCGCTTCACGGGGGATGTTAGCGTCACCATCGACCTACGCGACGTGCGCCCCGCTGGCGAAAAACTCAAGGGCTTTGGCGGCGTGGCCAACCCCGTCCGTTTATCGCTGCTCTACGACCGCTGCGCCAGCATTCTCAACAAGGCGCTGCGCCGCCAGCTCAACTCGGTCGAGTGCTGCCTGCTAATCGACGAAGCCGCCGCTTGCGTGGTGGCGGGCAACATCCGCCGCAGCGCGGGCATGCGCCAGTTTGACAGCAACGACGAACTGGCCGCTAGCGCCAAAGACAACCTTTGGCAGCAAGACGCCGAGGGCAACTGGCGCATCGACCCCGAGCGCGACGTGCTGCGCATGGCTAACCACACCCGCGTCTTCCACACCAAGCCCAGCCTGCAAGACTGCGTCGATTCGGTTCGCAAGCAGTTTTACTCTGGCGAAGGCGCAATCCAGTGGGCCGGGGAAGCCAAGCGCCGGGCCGGAGCTGACGATCGCTACGGTCTTAACCCCTGCGGCGAGATCCTGGGGGCCAACTTCCACTGCAACCTGGCGGAAGTACACCTCAACCAGCTCGACCCAAAGAACCTAAAGGATCAGGAAGACGCCTTCACCGCCGCCGCCCTTTCCGTCGCGGTGCTTCTGAATCACCAGTTTCAGGAACCTCGCTACCAGAAGTCGCGCCTAGAGGATCCAATCGTCGGCGTCTCCTTCACTGGGCTGTTTGACTTTTTCGTGATCGCCTTTGGAGTCGAGTGGCTGCGCTGGTGGGAGGCGGGTCGCCCCAACACCATGCAGGGGCTGGACTTCAAGGCCAAAGAGCAAGAGTACCTGACCCGCTGGAAGGATACTGTGCATCGGGTGGTGGGGGAATATTGCGATCGCCACGGCCTGGTGCGCCCCAACCGCTGCACTACCGTACAGCCCGCAGGCACTAAGTCGCTGCTCACGGGCGCTAGCCCCGGCTGGCACCCCCCTAAGGCCCAGCGCTTCATTCGCCGCATCACCTTCCGCAAGAATGATCCCGTGGCGATGGCCTGCATCGACTACGGCTACTCCATCGTGCCCTCCCAGTCCGACAAGGACGAGAACGGTGGTTTGCTCAACGATCCCTTTGATCCCCGCTGCACCGAGTGGCTGGTGGAAATTCCGGTTGAGGTGCCTTGGGCGAATGTGCCAGGGGCGGACGAAATCGCTATCGAGAAATTCTCGGCGGCGGCTCAGTTTGACTTCTACATGCAGGTGCAGAAGCACTACACCACCCACAACACCTCGGCCACCATCGAGTTTCGCGAACCCGAGCTGGAGGATCTGGCCGAGCGCATCTACCAAACCATCCAAAACGACGAAGGCTACATTTCCGCTGCTCTGCTGGCCCGGTTCGACGACCTGCAAACCTTCCCTCGCCTACCCTTTGAGCCCATCGACAAAGTCACTTTTGAGGCTCTCAAGCAGCAGGTAGAGGCGCGGCGCGGCACCGAAAACTTCCACGCTGCCCTGTCGCGCTACGACGCGGGCGAGGTAATTGAAGCTGGCCCCGCTGGCTGCGACTCCGATAAGTGCATGATGCCGGAGAAAAAGCCCGACTAG